aaattctccaattattttatttatcttcttttttttaatcaaaaataataaatttctttgATTGTAATTGATTcattatcaaaaataaaacatagaatttttaaaataaaattaaaaaaatatatatatataatctaaATATATCTATTCTTCAAAATTCGTACatttagaattaaaattatgcatatataaaaaacaaatatatttatattcatttatatatttagacGATGCAAacatttttactattttatactttctccgttatttatatgataagttttttaaaataaattaataaggATGTTAATACaagaataatacaaaatttatatactaattcaattatttatgtatataacaatgttctattaaaatataacgaCTAAAAAATTCTGTGTAATCATcactaaatataaatatatattaatttttgaataactaaatattttggtgtatatttttcaatatatgtaataattaaaaagaataaaatttaatttactaTTACTTTATTAATAAGAGTATTAAAATAGaccatttaaattttttttgctaataatatagtaaaaaattatttaatgtttaaagcacaataaaatgtataatttaatataaaataatattttctctacaaataaattagtatctctttaaaaatattttttattaaatacatttttcagattaatatatacatttttagaTTATCAACTTACACTTCATATAATTAGTGCTCTgttttatacttatttattgtgttcttatattattaaatatgtaattttattatattcacaATAGCATTATATCATAATTTGAACcttaatgtataaatattttgtaattccATTTCCATtcatcatataatttttatatataaatttaagaatagtataattatatgtattttttccttattcataaatatttttctattaatttaGAACATTTATTCATCTCAATTTTTAATATCGTTCGTTAAATGATATttctacatatatttgttatattttatatacttttattatgtatatttgtctttttccacgctatttttaatataaatagaaataataatatattaaaattacaaagaatatgtagaaaataatattttaagattttaatattaatttgtttaagTAGTCTAAAACAGCgtataaataacatatcaCTAATGTCTTATGTAATACGAAGTAACTTCATTATatctaatataaatattagaaaaatacaaaaataattccaCAGTTcatattaagaaataatatgtaaaCTCTCCATTATTTAATCCCCAACAAAGGATAATTACAAAGAAATCCTGTAAATTAtccattaatatttttttaattattgtcCAATAATTTAATCCTCTAatgacataaaaaataaataaaatatatagattatttaaatgtaaattttcaatataatatatattcaacttatttgtaaaataatgAGTAAACACtacaattatatacaaaaataatataagagttattttaaaaatttcacaTCATTGTACTGATATATAATCCCCAAATGtgtaaacatttataaataatgcataatttaaaagtacAATATTtcattgtatatttataatttcacatacaaattatatgaaaCATTAAGTCTGTTAAATTCTTACAATTagtatactttttataaaatatttctcataagatatattttatagcataaatattaatattcttgtttggaaataaataaaatatacatatgtactaCTACAACAAGAattgttcatataaatacgctaaatacaaaaaaaaaaaatacacttattgttattttagaaataataatacattttctaATATGACCTAAAAGAATtaccattttaaaatttatcaaaaaaaaaaaaaaaagggttcGTTAAATAGAAAGTGACTAAGCACATAAAAGTTATCTGAATTATACCATTatctattaattttaaagtacatatatatattttataatatatattttaacatgaAGATGTAAATACGTATActaaatatttgtttacgCTTAAGACGTTCCTTAAAATACGAATcgaaaattaattaaacatTCAAAAATCCAAATTAGCAAAAGAAATAAGAACATACTTTTTTACTGCCTGCCCATAAcatatcaatatatttaggtgtatttataaaatacaaatagtTATTGTTATGGTTGTTAAATATGTcactaaaaatataagttaaATTCATCTTTACAGGAAAACACATATTACttcttatttattctttttctaaatttaatattttcatattttataacttttttataataataaatcatCCCTAATATAAATATCAGAACAAATATAAGGAAGGGTacgcaataaaaaaaaatagttgtTGCACAtgttttttgtaaattactCCATCCATCTATGGCGAATAATGTACTCAACACCCCACCTATCGTATGTGCACCTTCAActgtatttatgtaaaacAAGCCTAATGAACCCAACAATCCACCAGTTGTAAGTTTTTCTAGTAAAAGATCTAATATTGGCATCACcaataccaaaaaaaataacaaaagtaAAGAAATTCGTATGCGGCGTTTTTTacgttttacttttttatattccttatCTTCAATTATCTTGATATTTTTAAGGTAATCATTATATTCaagttctttaaatattttttgttcataattcgaatattttttggttttaggtgtaatacatttattttcatcaacATTTTTACCATATTTCTGAACATATAGTGAACTTCTACAGGATTGCTTATGTTTTCCGTTtgctccttttttattattaaatatatttttttgtttattgaCTTCATTATCTGGAATTTCTTCCTTAGAATTTGCAATATATAGATCCTTCCCCTGTTTATATTGTGCTAATAATGGATATTTTGttgaatttaattttctgCGAAAACTGCATTTTTCatccaaatatttatttaaagtgttctgaaaaaaactaaaaatttaaacattttttacataaatagaaaaatatttttatcctaaaaaaaagcattaataaaaataaacaattaaaatataaagaaaaaaaactcTTTTGAATAATACTATCATACCATGTCATTATAAAAGTGACATATCCaagttaaaagaataaacgttaaaattttaataaataataatataatgttttgAGCCATTATATAGTTTTCGAAAGTTGTAATTTATTCAAaaagatttatatttaaaataagtaatataCATTCAATCAGAAATCgcactatatatatttttttaatttgtttttttattttatgttattagaaagataataatatatatatctataccTAAAATACGTTTTAGAATgcaaagtaaaaataaaatacctttaaaaatatatgataaatttttaatatttacgttatgaataaaaaaataactttaagtaaaatactatacttttaattcattcataaatattcaaaatgcATAAGTTAATTATTCAATATAGTCTAGTAATTAcacgtttttttttataggaACATTTCAagtaaagtaaaaatatactatatattattatttcaggttactcatttaatttatagcATAAAACGTAtagaatatagatatattgatatattttacatattaggATAGTAATTTCTAATTATAATCATGTTTCCCTattgttaattataatttctaatatattacacTCTAAGGAAAcgtgttatttattttataaaacattaaatattataactacacaataattgtaatacttaatatatgcattaccttgtacaacttttttttttgttcgaATTATAACACACTTTTTATTTGTCACTTAAACAGGTACTTTATATTATGgtttacaatatatttaggAAGTTCAACATATAACGTACTATtcaatttatgaaaaaaatatatatatttaaaaaacaaacaaaacaccttatatttctatataatatttttaacaaatttaatttttaattaaatttaattctcatcattatttataaatgtatatttttcaaattaatcTCCCTAACGCATTAatcatgtatgcatatatgtatatttgaaaaaatattaatatattaaaaaaataatgaaaatagaaACAGCGAAATTAATGTATAACTgtttcatataattaatatgatttataaatagtcaaaacaatataaaattaccTATGAGATTGATGCGCagtttattatatgtaagtCTGAAATAAAGAAGTGTAGTAATATgatttatcaaaaatatatcatttaataaatttgtaaTAACTCTATTAGAGCTAATATATTAGTTTTTGTTTGGTTTTTtacaaacattttttttccaaaaaatgatttttcctatacattataaataataaaaaaaactgttctttttaataatacttatATCCCCCCAAACGATATGTTCAATTATTTCTGTTGTATATGTAGTGTAATCCAGATAATAAcagttataaaattattgcgtttgcaataaattattctaaaaatttttaatttaacttaattttactttattttacttttcatttaaaaaaatattttttttccaacgaataaattaaaaaattaaaaaaaagaaagaggaaaaaggaaatttaaaatactattttgaagtacaaaaaaaaaaaaaagaaaatatcaatacaataaatataatggcttccttttaatatatacaaaacaaGGCATGTTAATggttcatttaaaaatattcatttgttttcttaataactccaaaaaattatatttttatactagaaaatgacaaaaaatataaagaagaattatttattcttaatatatagattaataaacaaattcaacaaaatattattaattgctatgttacatatatattttaatgtagaaatatatatatttattttatatttgaatgtaaacggaaatatataaaggcataataattaattcagATGAAAGAATCTATTaaattacaaattaaaaaacgttcaaatattcatatctaccaaaaaaaataaaaaacattttctttttacatttacGTGTAAATAGGACTACATATATGAaagttcatatataaaatttaagtaattatactgatatttaatatatcattaatgatattataggatgtacataatattaaaaggttccttacataaataaacatatttcttACCATTCATTGAACGCTTTCaaatacttaatttttttatgttttataacttttttatagtaataaaaaattcctaGAATAAGTATAATACCAAATATTAAGATAGGTAAACAATATATCAGAATACCAACGGCTTTATATGTTGCTGTTATATTACTCTGATCACTTATAGAGGACAATAAATCAGATGAGCCTTCTGCTGGAGCTAAACTCGGAAAATCAGTTGATGTTGTATTTATTAAGTTATATAatgcaaataatatattacctGGATTTTTAAAACTACCAAGT
This genomic window from Plasmodium malariae genome assembly, contig: PmUG01_00_19, whole genome shotgun sequence contains:
- the PmUG01_00038500 gene encoding fam-l protein, translating into MAQNIILLFIKILTFILLTWICHFYNDMNTLNKYLDEKCSFRRKLNSTKYPLLAQYKQGKDLYIANSKEEIPDNEVNKQKNIFNNKKGANGKHKQSCRSSLYVQKYGKNVDENKCITPKTKKYSNYEQKIFKELEYNDYLKNIKIIEDKEYKKVKRKKRRIRISLLLLFFLVLVMPILDLLLEKLTTGGLLGSLGLFYINTVEGAHTIGGVLSTLFAIDGWSNLQKTCATTIFFYCVPFLIFVLIFILGMIYYYKKVIKYENIKFRKRINKK